tatttttataggataattttatttaaaaagatataaaaattgtattcaagtaattaaacaatatttatttctgaAATTTACAAAACTCAAAACATGCTGTTTTGGTCACTAATATTATATggaattttaaattacatttttaatagttaatgtactattacattttttatacaaaactACATACCTATATTTTGTACAAGAATGTTtcatcactttttttttatatttatctggataatttaaattttattctagatatttataaaacagatggaataaaaaaaattgtaatttaaaaaatgttaaaaaaaaatcaaagtcaaaatgtttattttatcaaataaatattttatagaaatcTTTGTATTgctataaatgatataaaatatttaaatattgtttgcAAGTGCCATTGAAGAAAGAAAATGGTGGTTTAACTCATTAGGTTTTACAGTATCCTTTTCAAAGACTTCTTTTAAagctttaaatattttacccTCTCCATCATAAGTTAACATTGGATCTAAGAAAAACATGTCAATATTGTGTATTTTTAACCATTTAGAATAAACGTCTTGTAGACCATTCTTTTCCATCCAAAGTTTAACTAAATTACCAAGAGCATCTTTGGAAGTTTTTATACAGTCAATCCCGACATTATCAGCATTCTTAATTGGAGCAAATTCCTCATTTCTTGGTACCTCAAACATGACAacttttctaaaaatataattttttttaaaaatatttaatagaaGAAATTTACCTAGCAAAATCAAAAACATCAAAGATAAacttttctaattttattcCATTTGGTTTGTCAACCTCTACCatcattttcttttcattatcataatatggtattttttttaaagccCTATGATATGGTAATTCaacattattatcatataaactTCTAAGCCACTCAACATTAAAGTAATGTGAACAAATGTTGGCGgattgaaattttaattcacCATCTTCCAAAACAGCTTGCCCTAATTCTTTTGGCATTTCTGAgtattcaataatttttgaagcATAACCTCcatcatcattatttattttaaccaTAATACCACAACTTTCTGTGGCAGATCGTCTCTTAActactttatttaaaacatcaGCCTTCTCTTCAATCATACTTCCTATTGCTATGGGATCACAAACTTTGGAAAGACAATTATCAACAGCAATAACATGTAAATATTTGACACCTTTTTCCTTCAAAAAACTatcacatttttttaaacaatccAAAAAACCACCATTTCCATCAGGAGATAATTGTACCTCGTTTGAAGATTTCATGATTACCTCACCATTCAAATCTATACATGGgatattattttgttgttcaacaataatttgatttgcttttaaaattttcccGTTTACAATATGATCATTAACAAAATCTTTAATCTCTTTATCAGTATATGAAGAAGTCATAAGAATAACAGGAATTTCTggagatttttttaaattaaatgaatctTTACACCATTCTTGTAAACTATGTAATCTTTTAgcaaaaattgataaagtACTATCATATCCTTGAGTCAAGTTAAGATTTAGATCAATAACACCCTTAGCATGTGGTATACCAAGTCTTGTACCCTGCCCTCCTGATAATACCATCAAAGCAACCTCTCCATCTGCAATAGCTTTTAAGCCAATCTCAACGGGTGGAAAAGTCTTCAACTTGTCAAATGGggaaatttttgaaaaatctAATCTATTTCTTGAGGTATCAttagttataataaattgttttttagcCTTATTGATAACATCATCAGTaacattagaaaaaattgtcatgataacctaaaaaaaataaaaattacttttaatggtagtttaaaataatctaCCAAAAAAATGGTATGATCATAAAATTGATGATAAGATAAGGAtgttaaacaaataataataaagaagtTTTTTAGTGCATTTTTCCAACACTAATATCGTgttgaaacttttttatttctaaatatagaaaattaattaGATTTCAGAAAGaatctaaaatattaaataattatataatatatcagtaatcatcttttatatctataaaattgataaaatatttacaaagaTTGAAGTTGGTATCaagttaacatttttaacaaaaaactttttatacatacaaatgtttttaaaaatttaatataattattaaataaattatttttttaataaaaacataataataataaaaatatttttattttatatatattcttaacCTGTAAACAAAATGTATATTAAcctttactttaaaataaaaatattttgataatatattaatcacaataacatttattgttagaagtttaaaaaagttataaaaattgtaatttttaaaatttacataaaatttaccaaaaaaaattaatatttatataagtttatagtgattttttataataaaaatttgttaaaaattatttagaacTTTTGtactataattttaaatgattgtttaatattatatataaaatgtttaaatcatataacaataatatttaataaaagtaattttttttataaataaatttgtaaattttaattataaatttttttttagattcaTATTTTgtcaatatttaattaattgtttacaatgaataataaaattaatagtattatcctattgaatttttaaacattgttttttttttaaaaataaatatggttaaaacaattaataaaaaagattttgatAAAGATTTAGAAACTGTCAAATCATCAATGAAACTTCCTGTTTATAATGGtggtaataataaaaatatagagGAACAAGATTGGTTTCATGCAATGAGACCAAGATCTGATATTCAAAACTTAGTTAAAAATGAAGGTGACTGGTTAGTTAGAGTTACAGACACTAGAGGACTTTATGAGCTTGTCATTACAGCTCGTGGTCCAAAAtcaaaattgtttaattataCAGTAGGTGTATGTAATATAAAAGGattctatttaaatatactattaaaaacaaaaaatgtaaaatatttcacaAATATAGTTGATTTGGTAGAAAATTATagagataaaatattacctGGAAGAGTTATACTAAAAAATCCAATTAGTAAACCAGTATggcttataaaaaaaactcaAATTGATTATGATATGAAAAATTGTGAAATTGGAAGAGGAAATTTTGCTATTGTTTATAAAGGAACATTTACAAATAATGGTAATCAAATAATAGATGTTGCAATAAAAGTAGCCATTACAGATGCATCTGATAAggttaatattaaaaatgcaAAAGATGACTTATTAAAAGAAGCTAAAATAATGTCTTTTCTTGTTCATGATAATATTGTACATTTTTATGGTATTGCTTGTGATAAACCACCAGTTATTCTTGTCATGGAATTTTGTCCTGGTGGTGCATTAAGTTCACATTTAAAAAgagaagaaaataatatttgtaatttagaaaaaattttatatgctTATGAAATTTGTAGAGGTTGTACCTTTCTTCATTCCAAAGAAATTATACATCGTGATCTTGCAGCAAGGAATTGTTTAATATCTCAAGAtggtattattaaaatttctgaTTTTGGTCTTAGTAAAATGAGTACagaattaaaatatgaaagTTTTTGGAGTCAAAAAATTCCACTTGCATGGATGGCTCCAGAAACTCTTGTTCATAATCCTGTTTATTCAGAAAAAAGTGATGTTTGGAGTTTTGCTGTTGttctttttgaaatatattcttATGGAAATAAACCTTGGCCTGATATGGAACCAAAAAAAATGGCTACattaattagaaaaattaaattatggGATATGCCATCAGGAACACCAAAATTTGTTTTAGATATTGTTAGTAGGATATTTAAAGCTGATCCAACAATTAGACCagattttaaagaattaacaaatatctttaaaaattatgttaatgaaaataaattatcaagttctgtaaaaaatttaacaataaataaaataaaagatgttaaacgaaaaaaatattttacaaatattgaTGATAGAGGAAATTTAAGTTCACTTTGTAATATAAATCCTAAATTAAtttcaaaagaaaatgatGAAGATGGAAATGTTTCTTGTACCTTTAaacattagaaaaatttaaatataataaatttaattttatttaatatgaatcaataataaatgacaatactttattatttaattattaaagttttttattaaaacatattatttaaattaatgttaatacagtatataatcatattataaaagtatatcaatattttaaaattaaaatattttaaattatataaatagcaatgtcttatatatattagattTATCTAACATCTATTAATACAGTATAAATCTATTTACTTTGcattgatatttattttaaaacttatatttcaataataaaaattgttatgaTTATACCGAatcttattataaatatattaaaaattttatatatcacttttatatatgtttatcaactataatattttattttgaaaaaaatttaaaaattataatatatgataatcattaaaaagtattttctCTTAGAAACAATGCTACATTTATTAACATCCATTTTATTTTGtcattttcattatcaaaaGGTAATTGAACAGTTGTTACCAAATTTTCTCttgaattattttcatataatgGAGCAtcaatactatttttttcatcatataCATCAGGTGATGTTATTTGAATCCATGCAACAAATAATGTTGGAACATTATTAACAGGAGGAGAATTTGACAAAGTTTCTGTTAATTTTTCTCCATTAAACAAAGCTCCCTCTATTTGAAGGCCTTTTATTTCAGCAATATATTCACTTTTTACTAATGAATTTTTCCAACTAGTAGctaattttaattgatcTAAACTTATATTACTCCTCCTTGCTGTTAATTGTCTTAAAGCATTTAAACATCTTGATGGTCTTAACCAATCAGATAAGtcaaaagataaattattaacagtTATTGTTGATATCGTATTAACTAAATTTCTAGCTGATTTTGTTTTTCCAACAACTGCTTTCATGTACTGTAATAAATCTTGAGGACCATCCCATTTACCACTCCAAGAAATTGGAACTTGTAATGTCATAAGAGtaatacataatttttttattttattatcaattggTAAAGTTCCTTTGACAGATTTACTAATAATTGAAAGATCTGAATGAATCTGTTGAAGAAGTGTCAAAGCAAATGAGAATTCAGATTGTATTGTTTCAATAATTGGATTATCATTTGGTTCTACTTCTGGAATATTTGCATTATGAAAGCTTTCATTTGAATTTAATGATTTCCATAAATGAAGAATtggttttaaattttcactCCATATACTTCTATTAAAAGTATCAAAATTAACTGTTGATAATTCAAGTGACTTTAACTGTTTTAAAGTTTCCTTACTTTCTGTTATCTCCCATgaagataatatatttaatggtaaacctaacattattaattgtatttCACTTTCATTtctaagattttttttaatccatTCTTTATATTGgcatatattattatatgctggcattttaacatttttaaaaagttctCCTTTTTCAGTTccattaatataattactatttaagtatttatctaaatatgctaataaaattttattatcaagaacatttaaaattcttcCTCCATAAACAACTAAACTTATTAAACCTTTAAAAGTTTTCCAATCTATGTCATCTTTGTCATTAAATGACATCTtttcaacaatattttttcctGCTCTTAAATCTCCATTAGaaaattcataaaaattaccCCATCCCTGAGGAATAAATGTTCTCCTTTCCTGAAGAAGACCATGAATATATGATATCATAAAAAGTGCCTGTTGTTTGACagtatcaaaaatatattcatttgaAGATAATCCCTGTATCCAACCTGTATATGttctatttatattattatctaaaCCTGGTGGTGATtcaaaagtaatttttaaagaatctTGTACAAGTGTTGCTGGAAATGATTCATCACATTCTGATGTTATCCATAATCTAAATAAACTACTTCTTTGAGTAATCATTGCTAATTCTTTTTGAagttgtattaaaaattgtggaattaaatgaatattttttatacataacCATAATCCCTCTTCACAAGCTTTTCCTAAACTTTTTATAGCTATTTCTTGTTGACCTTGTCCCATAGatatttgaatatatttcTCTAAACCTATAATTTGTGAAGCTAATTCTTCTAAATCTTGTGATGGATCTGCTCCAGGACCTGTTAAAATAAGTATAGGATCAATTTCATTTGAATCTACTTcgaatatttcttttaaatttaatggtGGAGGATTTATAGTATCAATTCCTAATGCTTCACAGGCAAAATTATTGAGAGCTGTATGTAATCTATCAGGTCTAATAGtttgaattaaaataactttttgaaataatgataatgatgaTTCAATAGAAGatgg
This Strongyloides ratti genome assembly S_ratti_ED321, chromosome : 2 DNA region includes the following protein-coding sequences:
- a CDS encoding Mummy, producing the protein MTIFSNVTDDVINKAKKQFIITNDTSRNRLDFSKISPFDKLKTFPPVEIGLKAIADGEVALMVLSGGQGTRLGIPHAKGVIDLNLNLTQGYDSTLSIFAKRLHSLQEWCKDSFNLKKSPEIPVILMTSSYTDKEIKDFVNDHIVNGKILKANQIIVEQQNNIPCIDLNGEVIMKSSNEVQLSPDGNGGFLDCLKKCDSFLKEKGVKYLHVIAVDNCLSKVCDPIAIGSMIEEKADVLNKVVKRRSATESCGIMVKINNDDGGYASKIIEYSEMPKELGQAVLEDGELKFQSANICSHYFNVEWLRSLYDNNVELPYHRALKKIPYYDNEKKMMVEVDKPNGIKLEKFIFDVFDFARKVVMFEVPRNEEFAPIKNADNVGIDCIKTSKDALGNLVKLWMEKNGLQDVYSKWLKIHNIDMFFLDPMLTYDGEGKIFKALKEVFEKDTVKPNELNHHFLSSMALANNI
- a CDS encoding Tyrosine-protein kinase Fps85D — encoded protein: MVKTINKKDFDKDLETVKSSMKLPVYNGGNNKNIEEQDWFHAMRPRSDIQNLVKNEGDWLVRVTDTRGLYELVITARGPKSKLFNYTVGVCNIKGFYLNILLKTKNVKYFTNIVDLVENYRDKILPGRVILKNPISKPVWLIKKTQIDYDMKNCEIGRGNFAIVYKGTFTNNGNQIIDVAIKVAITDASDKVNIKNAKDDLLKEAKIMSFLVHDNIVHFYGIACDKPPVILVMEFCPGGALSSHLKREENNICNLEKILYAYEICRGCTFLHSKEIIHRDLAARNCLISQDGIIKISDFGLSKMSTELKYESFWSQKIPLAWMAPETLVHNPVYSEKSDVWSFAVVLFEIYSYGNKPWPDMEPKKMATLIRKIKLWDMPSGTPKFVLDIVSRIFKADPTIRPDFKELTNIFKNYVNENKLSSSVKNLTINKIKDVKRKKYFTNIDDRGNLSSLCNINPKLISKENDEDGNVSCTFKH